In Leptodactylus fuscus isolate aLepFus1 chromosome 2, aLepFus1.hap2, whole genome shotgun sequence, one genomic interval encodes:
- the SKA2 gene encoding spindle and kinetochore-associated protein 2 → METAVNKLEALFQKAESDLDYIEQKLEFEIRKSLPEESSQENPTKLLEQLASVKSRFKGLSSQLDKIAADQQKSVESIQATIANTLKMVQHLQQQTDFEVPPFSEEELHALQQFETLALKSMNLK, encoded by the exons ATGGAGACAGCAGTCAATAAGCTGGAGGCTCTG TTTCAAAAAGCTGAGTCTGACTTGGATTATATTGAACAAAAATTGGAGTTTGAAATAAGGAAGAGTCTCCCGGAAGAATCATCCCAG GAAAACCCTACCAAATTGTTGGAGCAGTTGGCCAGCGTGAAGTCACGCTTTAAAGGGTTGTCTTCGCAGTTGGACAAGATTGCTGCAGACCAGCAAAAGTCAGTGGAAAGTATTCAGGCAACGATAGCAAACACCTTGAAAATGGTGCAGCATTTACAACAGCAAACTGACTTTGAG GTACCCCCCTTTTCAGAGGAAGAACTTCATGCTCTCCAACAGTTTGAGACACTAGCATTGAAAAGCATGAACCTGAAATGa